In Melitaea cinxia chromosome 11, ilMelCinx1.1, whole genome shotgun sequence, a genomic segment contains:
- the LOC123657877 gene encoding dorsal-ventral patterning tolloid-like protein 1, whose product MHEYMDIYSEMASLEAGELVNSAFGGRFCGPIPPRRRVSLHRAVALAFFTDHTYTPPTLFAGTYRFINASEFEVGTPVPNTMCSFIIEASKRKTGLLLSPTYPGVYPKDITCNYQFVGQAGQRIRLEFRDFDLFFGGPHCPFDWVRVYDGPDNSSAVIGTYCGQQRNLVLYSSNERLLVTFFTLPRSANTQNRGFKGIFEFSESFVKLDFIGKHDAEHIRGSECDQKILSKKESTGFVYHPNYPFPYIPKVVCRYFIYGMQDSQNLERVRLEFQNFSIPKGNQSQLKPDVCADGYLKVYLRGQEATDSYDKHDAELCGEGSSDPLFPPPLLSDGPRLVMVFSSGELQGRGFKAKYTFETEYRVPGTAAPGGECAFTYRSEAKKRGDFNSPRYPSNYPSRTNCTYTLVATPNEQVTVVFDHFKVRADSWNATAGLYGGATCSEDWVEAWWTGREGSRVPLGRWCGAATPGPLQSPRGALGLLIALHTDYDSVASGFKARYVFEPAKSIFGDCGGNVSGSSWGVVSSPRYPLPYEAPSRGAASRVCNWFITARPGRRLLINFDHFAVEGHLTERGCPAAVLRLWYESPGPPLELCGEKAPADRWQYLSSSNSIRLSFIIADKSVGAGGWRAVWTEVTVGAGGDCPAACAGACLPPRAACSGLQHCAGVPVARPAHC is encoded by the exons ATGCACGAGTACATGGACATCTACTCCGAGATGGCCTCGCTGGAGGCGGGGGAGTTGGTCAACTCCGCCTTCGGTGGACGTTTCTGTGGACCGATCCCACCACGCCGCCGCGTATCCCTTCACCGAGCAGTCGCGCTCGCATTTTTTACAGATCATACATACACGCCGCCCACGCTCTTCGCAGGAACCTATCGTTTCATCAACGCTT CGGAGTTCGAGGTAGGGACGCCAGTCCCGAACACGATGTGCTCGTTTATAATCGAGGCGAGCAAGCGGAAGACGGGGCTGCTGCTATCGCCGACGTACCCCGGCGTCTACCCCAAGGACATAACATGCAACTACCAGTTCGTCGGCCAGGCGGGCCAACGCATTCGGCTAGAATTCCGAGACTTCGACCTGTTCTTCGGCGGACCTCA CTGCCCGTTCGACTGGGTGCGCGTGTACGACGGGCCCGACAACTCGTCGGCCGTCATCGGCACGTACTGCGGGCAGCAGCGCAACCTCGTGCTGTACTCGAGCAACGAGCGCCTACTAGTCACCTTCTTTACTTTGCCGCGATCGGCCAACACGCAGAACCGCGGTTTCAAGGGTATCTTCGAGTTTTCAGAGAGTTTTGTTAAGTTAG attttatagGTAAACACGATGCCGAGCACATTAGGGGTTCGGAGTGCGATCAGAAAATTCTTAGTAAAAAGGAATCTACAGGATTCGTGTACCATCCAAATTATCCATTTCCTTATATACCAAAAGTTGTTTGTAG atattttatatacggTATGCAAGATTCACAAAATTTGGAGAGAGTACGATTAGAGTTTCAGAATTTTTCTATACCAAAAGGAAACCAAAGCCAACTAAAGCCAGA CGTATGTGCAGATGGCTATCTGAAGGTATATTTGCGTGGCCAAGAAGCCACAGATTCCTATGACAAGCACGATGCGGAATTGTGTGGGGAGGGCTCTTCGGATCCTCTGTTCCCTCCACCATTACTCTCAGACGGACCTCGCCTAGTTATGGTCTTCAGTTCTGGTGAACTCCAGGGTCGCGGTTTTAAAGCGAAATATACTTTTGAGACTG AATATCGGGTACCAGGCACGGCGGCGCCGGGTGGTGAGTGCGCGTTTACGTATCGCTCGGAGGCGAAGAAGCGCGGCGATTTCAACTCTCCGCGCTACCCTTCCAATTACCCGTCGCGCACTAACTGCACGTATACGCTGGTCGCGACGCCAAACGAGCAGGTCACCGTCGTCTTCGACCACTTCAAAGTTAGAGCTGACTCGTGGAATGCTACTGCTGGTTTATATGG GGGCGCGACGTGCAGCGAGGACTGGGTGGAGGCGTGGTGGACGGGGCGCGAGGGCAGCCGCGTGCCGCTGGGCCGCTGGTGCGGGGCCGCCACGCCCGGCCCGCTGCAGTCGCCGCGCGGCGCGCTCGGCCTGCTCATCGCGCTGCACACCGACTACGACTCCGTGGCCTCGGGGTTCAAGGCGAGATATGTGTTCGAG CCGGCGAAGTCAATCTTCGGTGACTGCGGTGGCAATGTATCGGGCTCATCATGGGGCGTGGTATCATCCCCGCGCTACCCTCTGCCATACGAGGCACCGTCACGCGGCGCCGCGTCACGCGTCTGCAACTGGTTCATCACGGCGCGCCCCGGACGAAGACTGCTCATCAACTTTGATCACTTCGCCGTTGAAGGACATCTTACTG AGCGCGGCTGCCCCGCGGCAGTGCTCCGGCTGTGGTACGAGAGCCCCGGGCCGCCGCTCGAGCTGTGTGGAGAGAAGGCCCCGGCCGACCGCTGGCAGTATCTCTCCTCCTCCAACTCAATACGACTGTC GTTCATAATAGCGGACAAGTCCGTGGGCGCGGGCGGCTGGCGCGCCGTGTGGACGGAGGTGACGGTGGGCGCGGGCGGGGACTGCCCCGCGGCCTGCGCCGGCGCCTGCctgccgccgcgcgccgcctgctCCGGCCTGCAGCACTGCGCGGGCGTGCCCGTCGCGCGCCCCGCGCACTGTTAG